Proteins encoded in a region of the Cydia splendana chromosome 19, ilCydSple1.2, whole genome shotgun sequence genome:
- the LOC134800209 gene encoding flotillin-2 isoform X4 → MGIEILSFTIKDVYDDVQYLQSLGKAQTAAVKRDADVGVAQANRDAGIREAECEKSAMDVKYSMDTRIEDNTRMFKLQKAQFDQEVNTAKAEAALAYELQAAKIKQKIRNEEIQIEIVERRKQIEVEQMEILRREEELVSTVRLPAEAEAYRLQAIAEGKRTQTVEGAKADAERIKVLGLAEALAIGDVGKADAERMLAKAKVYKQYGEAALMALVLEALPKIAAEVSAPLAKTDEIVLIGDNGATGEMVRLAGGLPPAIKTLTGLDLTAVLKRLQPATGGGAPEEPPVVANSTKKVAAC, encoded by the exons ATGGGCATCGAGATCCTGTCCTTCACGATCAAGGACGTGTACGATGACGTCCAGTACCTGCAGAGCTTGGGCAAGGCGCAGACGGCGGCGGTGAAGCGCGATGCGGATGTTGGCGTCGCGCAGGCCAATAGGGACGCTGGCATCAGG GAAGCTGAATGCGAGAAGAGTGCCATGGACGTGAAGTACTCGATGGACACCAGGATAGAGGACAACACCAGGATGTTCAAGCTGCAGAAGGCGCAGTTCGACCAGGAAGTCAACACAGCT AAAGCCGAAGCAGCTTTAGCGTACGAGTTGCAAGCCGCGAAGATTAAACAGAAAATTCGTAACGAAGAAATTCAGATCGAAATTGTGGAGCGCCGTAAACAAATAGAA GTGGAGCAGATGGAGATCCTCCGTCGCGAAGAGGAGCTGGTATCTACGGTGCGTCTGCCTGCCGAGGCCGAGGCCTACCGCCTACAGGCCATCGCCGAGGGCAAACG CACCCAAACGGTGGAAGGCGCAAAGGCCGACGCCGAGCGTATTAAGGTCCTCGGTCTGGCCGAGGCTCTGGCCATCGGAGACGTCGGTAAGGCCGACGCTGAGCGCATGTTGGCCAAGGCCAAGGTGTACAAGCAGTACGGAGAAGCCGCGCTCATGGCACTGGTTCTCGAGGCCCTGCCTAAG ATCGCGGCAGAGGTGTCGGCGCCGCTGGCCAAGACGGACGAGATCGTGCTGATCGGCGACAACGGCGCCACGGGCGAGATGGTGCGCCTGGCCGGCGGCCTGCCGCCCGCCATCAAGACGCTCACCGGCCTGGATCTCACCGCG GTGCTGAAACGTCTGCAACCGGCTACCGGTGGCGGCGCTCCCG AAGAACCCCCAGTGGTTGCCAACTCGACCAAGAAGGTTGCAGCTTGCTAA
- the LOC134800211 gene encoding L-asparaginase-like isoform X1, with protein MTQIKRVLVIYTGGTFGMLKNEKGVLVPQKNIEKVIRRLPQLHDEEYYRAHLANSEKKEYLALPDGKDTELKILYKIYEYEELKDSSDFTLDDWIKQARDIKKYYHDYDGFVVLHGTDTTAYGASVLSFMLETVGKTVVLTGAQVPIFQPRSDGNNNFLCALLIAATQLIPEVTVFFGAKLFRGTRVKKVSNTRIYAFDTPNYPPILEARTTLDVDPKMLIHPPGSVPDECRIHDRLSRKVYTLKVNPTITAEVIRSVFQGMEGVVLETYGNGNIPIKRKEIYQEIERAVKNNVLVVNVTQCINGTVQGKAIYETGLLLVECGVVPAFDMTAEAAWAKLCYVLSKTELSYQQKVELMKTNIRGELYNPNHVVVNGK; from the exons ATGACGCAAATTAAGAGAGTGCTTGTGATCTACACTGGTGGTACGTTTGGGATGCTGAAAAATGAAAAAGGAG TACTGGTGCCACAAAAGAACATAGAGAAGGTGATCAGGCGCCTGCCACAATTACACGACGAAGAATACTATAGAGCCCATCTCGCTAACTCCGAGAAGAAGGAGTACCTCGCTCTGCCAg ACGGAAAGGATACAGAATTGAAGATCTTATACAAAATTTACGAGTACGAAGAACTGAAGGACTCTTCAGACTTTACTCTCGACGACTGGATCAAGCAGGCTAGAGATATCAag AAATACTACCACGACTATGACGGCTTCGTGGTCCTCCATGGCACGGACACGACGGCGTACGGCGCCTCCGTGCTCTCCTTCATGTTGGAGACGGTCGGCAAGACCGTCGTGCTGACGGGAGCACAG GTGCCGATCTTCCAGCCGCGTAGCGACGGCAACAACAACTTTTTATGCGCGTTGCTGATCGCCGCTACTCAGCTCATTCCAGAGGTCACCGTGTTCTTTGGAGCCAAATTGTTCAGAGGAACTAG AGTAAAGAAAGTGTCCAACACCCGCATCTACGCGTTCGACACCCCGAACTACCCCCCGATCCTAGAGGCCCGGACGACCCTGGATGTGGACCCGAAGATGCTGATCCACCCGCCCGGATCAGTACCGGACGAGTGTCGGATACACGACCGGCTCAGCCGGAAGGTCTACACGCTCAAAGTCAACCCCACCATCACGGCTGAGGTCATCAGATCTGTGTTCCAAGGAATGGAAG GCGTAGTGCTAGAAACATACGGCAACGGCAACATCCCGATCAAGCGCAAGGAGATCTACCAGGAGATCGAGCGAGCGGTCAAGAATAATGTACTAGTCGTCAACGTAACGCAGTGCATCAATGGAACTGTGCAGGGGAAGGCCATTTATGAGACTGGATTG TTGCTGGTAGAATGCGGAGTGGTGCCGGCGTTCGACATGACGGCGGAGGCGGCGTGGGCCAAACTATGCTACGTACTCTCCAAGACTGAACTCAGCTATCAACAGAAGGTCGAG TTGATGAAGACGAACATTCGTGGCGAGCTGTATAACCCGAACCACGTTGTTGTCAACGGAAAGTGA
- the LOC134800211 gene encoding L-asparaginase-like isoform X2 translates to MTQIKRVLVIYTGGTFGMLKNEKGVLVPQKNIEKVIRRLPQLHDEEYYRAHLANSEKKEYLALPDGKDTELKILYKIYEYEELKDSSDFTLDDWIKQARDIKEYYHDYDGFVVLHGTDTTAYGASVLSFMLETVGKTVVLTGAQVPIFQPRSDGNNNFLCALLIAATQLIPEVTVFFGAKLFRGTRVKKVSNTRIYAFDTPNYPPILEARTTLDVDPKMLIHPPGSVPDECRIHDRLSRKVYTLKVNPTITAEVIRSVFQGMEGVVLETYGNGNIPIKRKEIYQEIERAVKNNVLVVNVTQCINGTVQGKAIYETGLLLVECGVVPAFDMTAEAAWAKLCYVLSKTELSYQQKVELMKTNIRGELYNPNHVVVNGK, encoded by the exons ATGACGCAAATTAAGAGAGTGCTTGTGATCTACACTGGTGGTACGTTTGGGATGCTGAAAAATGAAAAAGGAG TACTGGTGCCACAAAAGAACATAGAGAAGGTGATCAGGCGCCTGCCACAATTACACGACGAAGAATACTATAGAGCCCATCTCGCTAACTCCGAGAAGAAGGAGTACCTCGCTCTGCCAg ACGGAAAGGATACAGAATTGAAGATCTTATACAAAATTTACGAGTACGAAGAACTGAAGGACTCTTCAGACTTTACTCTCGACGACTGGATCAAGCAGGCTAGAGATATCAag GAATACTACCACGACTATGACGGCTTCGTGGTTCTCCACGGCACGGACACGACGGCGTACGGCGCCTCCGTGCTGTCCTTCATGCTGGAGACGGTCGGCAAGACCGTCGTGCTGACGGGAGCACAG GTGCCGATCTTCCAGCCGCGTAGCGACGGCAACAACAACTTTTTATGCGCGTTGCTGATCGCCGCTACTCAGCTCATTCCAGAGGTCACCGTGTTCTTTGGAGCCAAATTGTTCAGAGGAACTAG AGTAAAGAAAGTGTCCAACACCCGCATCTACGCGTTCGACACCCCGAACTACCCCCCGATCCTAGAGGCCCGGACGACCCTGGATGTGGACCCGAAGATGCTGATCCACCCGCCCGGATCAGTACCGGACGAGTGTCGGATACACGACCGGCTCAGCCGGAAGGTCTACACGCTCAAAGTCAACCCCACCATCACGGCTGAGGTCATCAGATCTGTGTTCCAAGGAATGGAAG GCGTAGTGCTAGAAACATACGGCAACGGCAACATCCCGATCAAGCGCAAGGAGATCTACCAGGAGATCGAGCGAGCGGTCAAGAATAATGTACTAGTCGTCAACGTAACGCAGTGCATCAATGGAACTGTGCAGGGGAAGGCCATTTATGAGACTGGATTG TTGCTGGTAGAATGCGGAGTGGTGCCGGCGTTCGACATGACGGCGGAGGCGGCGTGGGCCAAACTATGCTACGTACTCTCCAAGACTGAACTCAGCTATCAACAGAAGGTCGAG TTGATGAAGACGAACATTCGTGGCGAGCTGTATAACCCGAACCACGTTGTTGTCAACGGAAAGTGA
- the LOC134800209 gene encoding flotillin-2 isoform X3, whose translation MSRRTLTVEEVYKDRDQFAGLVREVAAPDVGRMGIEILSFTIKDVYDDVQYLQSLGKAQTAAVKRDADVGVAQANRDAGIREAECEKSAMDVKYSMDTRIEDNTRMFKLQKAQFDQEVNTAKAEAALAYELQAAKIKQKIRNEEIQIEIVERRKQIEVEQMEILRREEELVSTVRLPAEAEAYRLQAIAEGKRTQTVEGAKADAERIKVLGLAEALAIGDVGKADAERMLAKAKVYKQYGEAALMALVLEALPKIAAEVSAPLAKTDEIVLIGDNGATGEMVRLAGGLPPAIKTLTGLDLTAVLKRLQPATGGGAPEEPPVVANSTKKVAAC comes from the exons ATGTCAAGAA GAACGCTTACAGTAGAAGAGGTGTACAAGGACAGAGACCAGTTCGCGGGGCTGGTGCGCGAGGTGGCGGCGCCCGACGTCGGCCGGATGGGCATCGAGATCCTGTCCTTCACGATCAAGGACGTGTACGATGACGTCCAGTACCTGCAGAGCTTGGGCAAGGCGCAGACGGCGGCGGTGAAGCGCGATGCGGATGTTGGCGTCGCGCAGGCCAATAGGGACGCTGGCATCAGG GAAGCTGAATGCGAGAAGAGTGCCATGGACGTGAAGTACTCGATGGACACCAGGATAGAGGACAACACCAGGATGTTCAAGCTGCAGAAGGCGCAGTTCGACCAGGAAGTCAACACAGCT AAAGCCGAAGCAGCTTTAGCGTACGAGTTGCAAGCCGCGAAGATTAAACAGAAAATTCGTAACGAAGAAATTCAGATCGAAATTGTGGAGCGCCGTAAACAAATAGAA GTGGAGCAGATGGAGATCCTCCGTCGCGAAGAGGAGCTGGTATCTACGGTGCGTCTGCCTGCCGAGGCCGAGGCCTACCGCCTACAGGCCATCGCCGAGGGCAAACG CACCCAAACGGTGGAAGGCGCAAAGGCCGACGCCGAGCGTATTAAGGTCCTCGGTCTGGCCGAGGCTCTGGCCATCGGAGACGTCGGTAAGGCCGACGCTGAGCGCATGTTGGCCAAGGCCAAGGTGTACAAGCAGTACGGAGAAGCCGCGCTCATGGCACTGGTTCTCGAGGCCCTGCCTAAG ATCGCGGCAGAGGTGTCGGCGCCGCTGGCCAAGACGGACGAGATCGTGCTGATCGGCGACAACGGCGCCACGGGCGAGATGGTGCGCCTGGCCGGCGGCCTGCCGCCCGCCATCAAGACGCTCACCGGCCTGGATCTCACCGCG GTGCTGAAACGTCTGCAACCGGCTACCGGTGGCGGCGCTCCCG AAGAACCCCCAGTGGTTGCCAACTCGACCAAGAAGGTTGCAGCTTGCTAA